One Agelaius phoeniceus isolate bAgePho1 chromosome 6, bAgePho1.hap1, whole genome shotgun sequence DNA window includes the following coding sequences:
- the SLC43A3 gene encoding equilibrative nucleobase transporter 1 isoform X1: MAGGAGLAKRLGTLLSGLLECGAFCGIIFGWASLVFVLKDLGYFEGLCQPSTTPGPNLTLGSDCSGQDEQFSLVFTIGSFMNNFMTFPMGVVFDRFGTTAARLIAISLYTGGTLLVAFSTPELAVLLFPAMSMLSVGGILLILTNMQVGNLFGNYRSIIITLYNGAFDSSSAIFLIVKLLYEQGLSLRAMFLFLAACSAWHLLRTLFLMPRSRIPYPLPPDYNYGLQCRSRSRSYRAHKDKQTPGEAGPEETPLEPPIARGGDTPGTPFRACACSWLFAWHVAWLSVMQLRHYLFIGTLNPQLEHLAHGDHALVSTYTNAFAFTQLCGVLCAPWNGLILDRHKRGKGPRPEGTLAALADLRSAVLSLVVTVALCLLFSVLAAVPVLPAQFGTFVLQVISRSFLYGGNAAFLAIAFPPQHFGKLYGLAMALSALVALLQYPCVALVQGPLQGDPFYMNLGLITVVLVAFVSPVVVARECQRRAKELGMAGTPLASPPSTEIHDETPH, from the exons atggcggggggcgcggggctgGCCAAGCGCCTGGGGACGCTCCTGTCGGGGCTGCTGGAGTGCGGCGCCTTCTGCGGCATCATCTTCGGCTGGGCCTCCCTCGTCTTCGTCCTCAAGGACCTGGGCTACTTcgaggggctgtgccagccctccACCACCCCCGGCCCCAACCTCACCCTGGGGTCTG ACTGCAGTGGGCAGGATGAGCAGTTCTCCCTGGTCTTCACCATCGGCTCCTTCATGAACAACTTCATGACCTTCCCCATGGGCGTCGTCTTCGACCGCTTCGGCACCACGGCTGCGCGCCTCATCGCCAT CTCCCTCTACACTGGCGGGACCCTACTCGTTGCCTTCTCCACCCCAG agctggcagtgctgctcttcCCGGCCATGTCCATGCTGTCGGTGGGTGGCATCCTCCTTATCCTCACCAACATGCAG GTGGGGAACCTGTTTGGGAACTACCGCTCCATCATCATCACCCTCTACAACGGGGCCTTCGACTCGTCCTCCGCCATCTTCCTCATCGTCAAG ctgctgtacgagcaggggctgtccctgcgGGCCATGTTCCTCTTCCTGgcagcctgcagtgcctggcaccTCCTGCGCACCCTCTTCCTGATGCCACGCAGCCGCATCCCCTACCCGCTGCCCCCCGACTACAACTACGG GCTGCAGTGCCGGAGCCGTTCCCGCTCCTACCGAGCCCACAAGGACAAGCAAACCCCGGGAGAGGCCGGACCGGAGGAGACACCCCTGGAACCCCCCATAGCTCGAG gtggggacacccctgggacacCGTTCCGGGCCTGCGCCTGCTCGTGGCTCTTCGCCTGGCACGTGGCCTGGCTCTCAGTGATGCAGCTGCGCCATTACCTGTTCATCGGCACCCTCAACCCGCAGCTGGAGCACCTGGCGCATGGGGACCACGCCCTGG TGAGCACCTACACCAACGCCTTTGCCTTCACCCAGCTCTGCGGGGTGCTCTGTGCCCCCTGGAACGGCCTCATCCTCGACCGGCACAAGCGGGGAAAGGGCCCCCGCCCCGAGG GGACCCTGGCCGCGCTGGCAGACCTGCGCTCGGCGGTGCTGTCGCTGGTGGTGACGGTGGCGCTGTGCCTGCTGTTCTCCGTGCTCGCCGCCGTGCCTGTCCTGCCCGCCCAGTTCGGCACCTTCGTGCTGCAGGTCATCAGCCGCTCCTTCCTGTACGGCGGCAACGCCGCCTTCCTGGCCATCGC GTTTCCCCCTCAGCACTTTGGGAAGCTCTACGGGCTGGCCATGGCACTGTCGGCGCTGGTGGCCCTGCTGCAGTACCCCTGTGTTGCCCTGGTGCAGGGGCCGCTCCAGGGGGACCCCTTCTAT ATGAACTTGGGGCTCATCACCGTGGTGCTGGTGGCCTTTGTCAGCCCCGTGGTGGTGGCCCGTGAGTGCCAGAGGCGAGCCAAggagctgggcatggctggCACCCCCCTGGCATCCCCCCCCAGCACCGAGATCCACGACGAGACCCCACACTGA
- the SLC43A3 gene encoding equilibrative nucleobase transporter 1 isoform X2, which translates to MRKDRGPWPRGLRGWARRGRGLVKTPQAGARPVAAWAGAMAGGAGLAKRLGTLLSGLLECGAFCGIIFGWASLVFVLKDLGYFEGLCQPSTTPGPNLTLGSDCSGQDEQFSLVFTIGSFMNNFMTFPMGVVFDRFGTTAARLIAISLYTGGTLLVAFSTPELAVLLFPAMSMLSVGGILLILTNMQVGNLFGNYRSIIITLYNGAFDSSSAIFLIVKLLYEQGLSLRAMFLFLAACSAWHLLRTLFLMPRSRIPYPLPPDYNYGLQCRSRSRSYRAHKDKQTPGEAGPEETPLEPPIARGGDTPGTPFRACACSWLFAWHVAWLSVMQLRHYLFIGTLNPQLEHLAHGDHALVSTYTNAFAFTQLCGVLCAPWNGLILDRHKRGKGPRPEGTLAALADLRSAVLSLVVTVALCLLFSVLAAVPVLPAQFGTFVLQVISRSFLYGGNAAFLAIAFPPQHFGKLYGLAMALSALVALLQYPCVALVQGPLQGDPFYMNLGLITVVLVAFVSPVVVARECQRRAKELGMAGTPLASPPSTEIHDETPH; encoded by the exons ATGCGGAAGGACCGAGGGCCCTGGCCCCGTGGCCTGCGAGGCTGGGCTCGGCGTGGGCGCG GCTTGGTGAAGACGCCCCAGGCTGGTGCCAGGCCAGtggctgcctgggcaggggccatggcggggggcgcggggctgGCCAAGCGCCTGGGGACGCTCCTGTCGGGGCTGCTGGAGTGCGGCGCCTTCTGCGGCATCATCTTCGGCTGGGCCTCCCTCGTCTTCGTCCTCAAGGACCTGGGCTACTTcgaggggctgtgccagccctccACCACCCCCGGCCCCAACCTCACCCTGGGGTCTG ACTGCAGTGGGCAGGATGAGCAGTTCTCCCTGGTCTTCACCATCGGCTCCTTCATGAACAACTTCATGACCTTCCCCATGGGCGTCGTCTTCGACCGCTTCGGCACCACGGCTGCGCGCCTCATCGCCAT CTCCCTCTACACTGGCGGGACCCTACTCGTTGCCTTCTCCACCCCAG agctggcagtgctgctcttcCCGGCCATGTCCATGCTGTCGGTGGGTGGCATCCTCCTTATCCTCACCAACATGCAG GTGGGGAACCTGTTTGGGAACTACCGCTCCATCATCATCACCCTCTACAACGGGGCCTTCGACTCGTCCTCCGCCATCTTCCTCATCGTCAAG ctgctgtacgagcaggggctgtccctgcgGGCCATGTTCCTCTTCCTGgcagcctgcagtgcctggcaccTCCTGCGCACCCTCTTCCTGATGCCACGCAGCCGCATCCCCTACCCGCTGCCCCCCGACTACAACTACGG GCTGCAGTGCCGGAGCCGTTCCCGCTCCTACCGAGCCCACAAGGACAAGCAAACCCCGGGAGAGGCCGGACCGGAGGAGACACCCCTGGAACCCCCCATAGCTCGAG gtggggacacccctgggacacCGTTCCGGGCCTGCGCCTGCTCGTGGCTCTTCGCCTGGCACGTGGCCTGGCTCTCAGTGATGCAGCTGCGCCATTACCTGTTCATCGGCACCCTCAACCCGCAGCTGGAGCACCTGGCGCATGGGGACCACGCCCTGG TGAGCACCTACACCAACGCCTTTGCCTTCACCCAGCTCTGCGGGGTGCTCTGTGCCCCCTGGAACGGCCTCATCCTCGACCGGCACAAGCGGGGAAAGGGCCCCCGCCCCGAGG GGACCCTGGCCGCGCTGGCAGACCTGCGCTCGGCGGTGCTGTCGCTGGTGGTGACGGTGGCGCTGTGCCTGCTGTTCTCCGTGCTCGCCGCCGTGCCTGTCCTGCCCGCCCAGTTCGGCACCTTCGTGCTGCAGGTCATCAGCCGCTCCTTCCTGTACGGCGGCAACGCCGCCTTCCTGGCCATCGC GTTTCCCCCTCAGCACTTTGGGAAGCTCTACGGGCTGGCCATGGCACTGTCGGCGCTGGTGGCCCTGCTGCAGTACCCCTGTGTTGCCCTGGTGCAGGGGCCGCTCCAGGGGGACCCCTTCTAT ATGAACTTGGGGCTCATCACCGTGGTGCTGGTGGCCTTTGTCAGCCCCGTGGTGGTGGCCCGTGAGTGCCAGAGGCGAGCCAAggagctgggcatggctggCACCCCCCTGGCATCCCCCCCCAGCACCGAGATCCACGACGAGACCCCACACTGA
- the SLC43A3 gene encoding equilibrative nucleobase transporter 1 isoform X3 encodes MAGGAGLAKRLGTLLSGLLECGAFCGIIFGWASLVFVLKDLGYFEGLCQPSTTPGPNLTLGSDCSGQDEQFSLVFTIGSFMNNFMTFPMGVVFDRFGTTAARLIAISLYTGGTLLVAFSTPELAVLLFPAMSMLSVGGILLILTNMQVGNLFGNYRSIIITLYNGAFDSSSAIFLIVKLLYEQGLSLRAMFLFLAACSAWHLLRTLFLMPRSRIPYPLPPDYNYGLQCRSRSRSYRAHKDKQTPGEAGPEETPLEPPIARGGDTPGTPFRACACSWLFAWHVAWLSVMQLRHYLFIGTLNPQLEHLAHGDHALALRGALCPLERPHPRPAQAGKGPPPRGDPGRAGRPALGGAVAGGDGGAVPAVLRARRRACPARPVRHLRAAGHQPLLPVRRQRRLPGHRVSPSALWEALRAGHGTVGAGGPAAVPLCCPGAGAAPGGPLLYELGAHHRGAGGLCQPRGGGP; translated from the exons atggcggggggcgcggggctgGCCAAGCGCCTGGGGACGCTCCTGTCGGGGCTGCTGGAGTGCGGCGCCTTCTGCGGCATCATCTTCGGCTGGGCCTCCCTCGTCTTCGTCCTCAAGGACCTGGGCTACTTcgaggggctgtgccagccctccACCACCCCCGGCCCCAACCTCACCCTGGGGTCTG ACTGCAGTGGGCAGGATGAGCAGTTCTCCCTGGTCTTCACCATCGGCTCCTTCATGAACAACTTCATGACCTTCCCCATGGGCGTCGTCTTCGACCGCTTCGGCACCACGGCTGCGCGCCTCATCGCCAT CTCCCTCTACACTGGCGGGACCCTACTCGTTGCCTTCTCCACCCCAG agctggcagtgctgctcttcCCGGCCATGTCCATGCTGTCGGTGGGTGGCATCCTCCTTATCCTCACCAACATGCAG GTGGGGAACCTGTTTGGGAACTACCGCTCCATCATCATCACCCTCTACAACGGGGCCTTCGACTCGTCCTCCGCCATCTTCCTCATCGTCAAG ctgctgtacgagcaggggctgtccctgcgGGCCATGTTCCTCTTCCTGgcagcctgcagtgcctggcaccTCCTGCGCACCCTCTTCCTGATGCCACGCAGCCGCATCCCCTACCCGCTGCCCCCCGACTACAACTACGG GCTGCAGTGCCGGAGCCGTTCCCGCTCCTACCGAGCCCACAAGGACAAGCAAACCCCGGGAGAGGCCGGACCGGAGGAGACACCCCTGGAACCCCCCATAGCTCGAG gtggggacacccctgggacacCGTTCCGGGCCTGCGCCTGCTCGTGGCTCTTCGCCTGGCACGTGGCCTGGCTCTCAGTGATGCAGCTGCGCCATTACCTGTTCATCGGCACCCTCAACCCGCAGCTGGAGCACCTGGCGCATGGGGACCACGCCCTGG CTCTGCGGGGTGCTCTGTGCCCCCTGGAACGGCCTCATCCTCGACCGGCACAAGCGGGGAAAGGGCCCCCGCCCCGAGG GGACCCTGGCCGCGCTGGCAGACCTGCGCTCGGCGGTGCTGTCGCTGGTGGTGACGGTGGCGCTGTGCCTGCTGTTCTCCGTGCTCGCCGCCGTGCCTGTCCTGCCCGCCCAGTTCGGCACCTTCGTGCTGCAGGTCATCAGCCGCTCCTTCCTGTACGGCGGCAACGCCGCCTTCCTGGCCATCGC GTTTCCCCCTCAGCACTTTGGGAAGCTCTACGGGCTGGCCATGGCACTGTCGGCGCTGGTGGCCCTGCTGCAGTACCCCTGTGTTGCCCTGGTGCAGGGGCCGCTCCAGGGGGACCCCTTCTAT ATGAACTTGGGGCTCATCACCGTGGTGCTGGTGGCCTTTGTCAGCCCCGTGGTGGTGGCCCGTGA